The window CTGCAACTGCAAGAACTCCATTAGCTACTAAAGTTTCTGCATCTTCTTTATTCAATTCATTTTGTGTTGCACAAGGGAAGGCTAAATCTGCTTTTAAGCTCCAAATTGTTGACTGCCCTACTGGCACAAATTTTGCTGTTGGGTGGTGTTCAGTATATTTTACAATTCTTGCACGTTCAACTTCTTTTAATTGTTTTAATGTTGCTAAATTAATTCCATTTTCGTCATAAACGTAACCTGATGAATCTGATACTGCTATTACTTTTGCACCAAGTTGCGATAATTTTTCTACGGCATAAATTGCAACATTACCTGAACCAGAAACGATAGCTTTTTTACCTGCAAAATTTTCTCCTTTTGCTTTTAACATTTGCTGCGCAAAATAAACTGTTCCGTAACCAGTAGCTTCTTTACGAGCCAGCGAACCTCCATATGTTAAACCTTTACCTGTAAGAACTCCATTTTCATATCCCCTAAGACGTTTGTACTGTCCGAACATATAACCAATTTCTCTAGCTCCAACACCAATATCGCCAGCTGGAACGTCAATGTCTGGTCCAATATACTTTTGCAACTCCGTCATAAAACTTTGAGTAAATTTCATTATTTCATTATCAGATTTGCCTTTAGGGTCAAAATTTGAACCACCCTTACCGCCACCGATAGCTTGCCCAGTTAGGGAATTTTTGAAAATTTGTTCAAAACCTAAAAATTTTATAATTGATTGATTGACTGACGGATGGAAACGAAGTCCACCCTTGTATGGACCGATGGCTGATGAATATTGAACTCTATAACCACGATTTACCTGAACCTCGCCCTTGTCATCAACCCAAGGAACTCGAAATGTTATTATGCGTTCAGGTTCTACCAAACGTTCCAAAATATTTTCTTCTATGTACTTAGGACATTTATCGAAAACTGGAACAAGTGATTCAAAAACTTCTTCTACCGCTTGTAAAAATTCTAGCTCGTGTGCATTTTCTTTTTTTACTTTTGCAAAAACATTATTTACGTATTCTCTACCTTTAGTCATAATCGTTCTCCATGTATTTTATTTTTAAAATTATATTGTCGTAAAATAATTATAAATTTTCTGATTATTTTTGTCAATATAGCTAGACAAATTTTTTATAAATAAACTGTTTTAGTGTAACTAACTTTACTTAATTTTTTTCAGATTTATATACAAAAATTAATATATTTCTTGCTTCATAAATTACTTGTATCTAACTACTAAAATCTTGTTCTAAATATGCCAGTATTTTAAAATATAATTCATTATTATATACAGATTGTATTGCTTGTCATCAATTTTAATATATTTTCTTGAATAGAAAAGATATAGCTATGTACTCTTTCTTTTAAATAAAAATTTAAAACAATAATGGCACACATAAAACGGCTATTGCTCCTAAGGTAAAAACAAGTAAAACAAATATTAATTCCTTATTAATTTGGTATTTTTGGTTTGATTTTTTATCTTCAGTAGTTTTTTTAAAAAATTTTTTTTCATAACACTCTCCTTATTGTTAAAATAATTTTCTTTCTTTAATTATAGCAGAGAAATTTTAAAAATTATATTTTAAACTGGAATATTTGCGATTAACTATTTTATGAATTTTAAAAATTAATTTTTTTTAAATTTCTTTACTTATAAATTTTTTTATTTTGAAATTTTGTTTTACTCATAAAAATTTTTATTTTAAATTTTTTCTTGCATTTTATATTTTTTTGAATTAAAATAGTAATCATTACGATTTATATTTTTAAAAGGGGTATTTATATGAAAAAAAAATTAAATATTTTTATGGGTATTTTACTTAGCGTCAGTCTTTTACTGGTTGGCTGCTCTAAAAATACCAGCACAAGTCAACCAAGTTCTGATAAAAAAATTATTTATACGAGCTTTTTTCCCGTTTATGATTTAACGAAACAAATTGTTGGGGATAAGATGGAAATAAAAAATATTATCAAGGGTAATCAAGAACCTCACGATTTTGAACTGCAAACAAAGGATATGAAAGAAATATCAAAAGCAGATTTAATTATTTTTAATGGGGCTAACATGGAAAATTTTATTGATGACTTGAAAATGGCTAGCAAGCAAGATGATAAATTTTTAGACTTATCACAGGGATTGACACTTTTAGAAAGTGGTAGCCTTGAAGAAAATTCAAAAAATGAACATCTTAGTATTAATCCGCACACTTGGTTAAGTGTTAAAAATGCTTTAATCGAACTTGATACAATTTATAAAAAAGTTGCATCTATTGACCCAGCAAATGAAGCTTACTACAAAAAAAATTTAGAAGTAGCAAGTAAAAATTTCAAACAACTAGATGAAAAATTTGAAAAAGAATTAGCAAAAGTTAAGAATAAAGAAAAATATTTTGTAGTTTCGCACGCAGCTTTTAATTATTTGGCAAATGATTACGGCTTAAAACAGGTAGCTATAACTGGTATATCGCCTGAAGATGAACCATCTGCTAAACAATTAAAAACAATAGCCGATTTTGTAGAAAAACATAATATAAAAACTATTTTCTTTGAGGGTAAAACAACGCCAAAAGTAGCCCAAACCCTAGCAAAAAATACTAATACAAAAACTTCAACTCTCTACACTATGGAAAATCTGACAGATGATGAAGTTAAACTGGGTTATATAAAGTTAATGGAAATGAATTTAGAAGCCTTGGTGAGTTCTTTTGATGAATAGAGTTATAGAAATAAAAAATTTAGATTTTACTTATGACAAGGAAAGTAAAAATTATATTTTTGAAAATCTGAATTTAGAAATATACAAAAATGAATTTGTTGCCCTTGTCGGAGAAAATGGTGTCGGCAAGTCTACCCTCTTAAAACTTATTTTAAATAACTTAAAAGCTACAAGTGGCGGGATAAAAATTTTTGAAAATGATGTAGAAGAAAAAAAACATTATCAAGAAATTTCCTATATTTCCCAAAATTCAGTAGCGAATTATCGCCACTTACCTACTACTGTGGAAGAAGTCATCAAGCAACATTTAAAATTTTTGAAAAAAAAGCAGAATGTTGAAGACTATTTAAGGATAGTTGACCTTGAAAAAAAAGCAAAAAAATCTCTTGGTCAACTTTCTGGTGGCGAGTTGCAGAGGGTGGCAATATTATTAGCCTTAATTAAGGAAGCAAAATTAATTATCTTAGATGAACCAACATCAAATATTGATAAAAAATTTTCTAAGGAACTCTTTGCCCTCTTAAAAAATTTGGCAAGAGAAGATAAAACGATACTTATAGTAACCCACGATATTGAAGAAATAGTTAATTATGTTGACTACATCTTACAAATAAAAAATTGTCAGTGTCAAAGATTAGAAAAAATAAAATTTAAAGAGAGTTTGGGGAGATGTTAATGGAAATATTTTATTATGATTTTATGCGTAGAGCCTTCCTTGTTGGTGGCTTGTTAGCTATTATTCTTCCCTGTGTTGGTATGCCGATTTTATTAAAAAGATTGTCAGCCATGGGTGATACCCTCGCCCACTCATCTCTTGCTGGTGTTGCCATAGGACTTTGTTTGGGTATTAATCCCTTGCTCGGTTCCATTATAGCCTGTATTGTTGCGGGGCTAAGTATAGAATTTATTAGAAATAAATTAAAATCCTATCAAGAAATATCAACCGTCATAATTTTAGCAACTTCTATCGGTTTGGCAGGAATTTTTACCAGCTTTACCAATAATTCTAACTCGATAAGTTCCTACCTTTTTGGTTCTATTGTAACAATAAGTGATAGTGAATTTTATATAGTTATAGTTATTTCTTTACTTGTCTTGCTAACTTATAAATTTATTTATACAAAATTATATTTAATAATTTTTGATGTCAGCAATGCAAAAATTTTAGGTATCAATGTGAAATTTATAAATTTTATAGTAACGGTTCTGAGTGCCGCAGCAATTTCTGTATCTGCAAAAACTATCGGCTCTTTAATAGTATCATCACTGCTTATTATTCCGACAATCTGTGCTATGCAAATTGCAAAAACTTATAAAAACACCTTGATATTGTCAATAATTTTATCAATGACCTTTGTATATTTAGGATTATTTATTTCCTATTTTTACAACTTAAAACCTGGTTCAGTGATTGTATTATTGTCAGTTATCTGCTTGATAGTAATTATTTTAATAAAAAAGAAATAAAGGAGTAAAATATGAAAAATAAAAAACAATTTTTAGTAGTTAATATGGTTTTAGTATCTACCTTGTTATTATCTGCTTGTGGTAATAATAAAAAAAATGAAGATGAAGTAAAAAATAATAAGACTGATTATGTAGAAAAAAATAAAAAGTATGTAAAAGATAATACTACTGAAGTATTAATAGACAGTCCTAATGTTAAAAAAGAAGATATTACAAAAATAATTAAGCACGGCGACCACTGGCACATTTTTACTAAAGATGGTAAGGAGCATATAACTTATACTGACCCAACTAAGACTAACGATAATAATTTTTCTTTGGTTAGTGTCGTGTCATTAAATCAATTAAAAGGTTTGAATATTGCTTCTATAAAAGTACATGGCGACCACTGGCACGTTTATACGAGTGATGGGCGAGAATTTTTAACATACGAAAATCCAAGTTCCCTATTTTCTAATTTGGCTATTGAAGAATATGTTGGTTCGCACTCTCCAGTTGCAAATCCTACAACAAGTTATGTGAGTAATCCAATCATAAATGAAGAAAATAAAGAAAATAAAGATGAAGTAATAAAAATATTAGTACATGGCGACCACTACCATATTTATACAGCTAGCGGCAAAGAATTTGTTAGTTACTCTGACCCTAGACACCTGTATCCTAATGCTGAATTTGGTGTCTATGCAGGAAGCCATGAAAATCATAACAAGCCAGCTGAAAATTCAAATTCTGAAAGTAATAATAATTCTGCTTCTGTAAATAATAGTAATTCAAATTCAGTAAGTGAAAATAATTCTGCTTCTGTAAATAATAGTAATTCAAGTTCGGTAAATGAAAATAATTCTAGTTCTGCTGGTTCAGAAAATAATAATTCAGCCAATAACAACAATTCAAATTCTGTAAATAATATACCTGAAGAAGATGAACACTCTGGACTTATCAGCGTCTTGTCAGCCGATGAAATAAAAGCCTTAAAAAACATTACAAAAATTTTAAAACATAATGACCATTATCATATCTACACAGCTGATAAGAAAGAATACATAACTTATGCTGACCCATCAGATATTTTTTCTGGTATAGGAGATTATGCAGACAAGGATAAAGAAAATAATAATGTTTCCGATAAACCAACAGAAAATATTTCTTGGCCAAGTGGCATAACAAAAATAGTTGACCATAGCGACCACTGGCACCTATATGCAGGCAGTAAAGAAGTTGCTGTTGTTAAAACAAATCCAAAAGAACATTATCCCGACGCTGAATACATATTAGAAGATGATGACGACTTAGATGATGTACATTTAAACGAAAATGAAATTATCAGATATGAAGATGTTGAAGAAAGATTAGTAGAATCTGTAATTCCTTATCTGTCTACCAACCTAAAAGCCATGACTAATTTTGGTAATTTAGAAAATCCTACTTCAGCAGTTTTTGGTTCTAACGGTGCTACAGAAAATATATTCTACTGGTTGCATGGCGACCACTATCATGCTGAAAGTCTAATAGACCTAATTAAAAAAGTTAAAGAGGGAACTTTTGGTAATAATTCAGCAGAAGATGTAATTGCGACTATGAAATATATAGTAAATCACCCAGACAATAAAGAAGAATATTTGCGTGTTAAAATAAAACTTGATGTGAAAAAAATTCAAAGATTTTTAATGAAAGCATATAATCTTGATGCAAGTGATGTCTTTAGACTTGGAAATTCATTTGATGTCTATAAAAATGGCCAAACAAAAACTTTTAATATCTCAGAATTTACAGAAGAGAATAATGAAATTAAGTATATTAATGGTGAACTGCCACAATTTAAAAAAGCAAGTGAAACTTCTAATGACTAATTTTTAAAATATAGTATCTGACAAAATAAATTTTAGGTTTATTATAATTCTCTATAAGTATTTCAATATTTATAGAGAATTTTTTTGTAAAAAATATATTGATAAAAAATTAAAAAATGTTAGGACAGATTTTTTTATAAAAAATTCTGTCAATAAATTATAGTAAAAAATATTTTAAAAAAATTTTTACTCCTAACTAAATATTTTTTGCAAAATAGTTTATTAAAAATAAAAAATGACAACATAGAAAAAGACGAAAATATTTAGTCGTCTTTTTCTAATTCTCAAACTCAAATTTTAATATCAAACAGAAAAAATAATTTTATTATTTTTTAGAAATAATTTCTTTATTTTGCAAGCGTAACCCTCCTAATTATACCATGTATTTTTTAAAAAAGATAGACCTTGTTTTCTTATATTCTTAATGATATAATAAAAGTGTAAATAGAAGTGATCACAATATTTCAAAATTAAAATTTTATCACCAAAGGAGGATAATTAAAATGAGTAGAAAATTAAAATTTGCTAGTTCAGTGTTAGCATCTAGCTTAATTATCACACCAATCTCTGCTTTAGTTAGTAATTATGATAATGTGGCTAAGGCTAATGAACTTAAAACATTAAATAATTATGAACCCACTGAAAAAGAAATAAATGAATTTGCTAAAGAATTAGAATTTTTCTTTACAAAAGTAGTGTGTTACCAAAATGGTAAATACTTCATAAACAAGGAAGAAGCTAAAAAGATAAAAGGAATTTCAGATGATGTTATAATAGAATTAGAGAAAAAAGCAAATGAAATAAATAATAATTCTTTTGTTAGTTTTAGAAGTTGGTACATATGCATGAAAGATAGAATTATGGATGAAATAGGCAAAGTCGTTCAGCTAGGAACTTTAGGAGCGAGCATTTTAGAAAGACAAGCATGGACAGAATTAGCTGAATTTATACTAAAAAGGGTTTCAAAACAAGCCGCCAAAAGAAGTCCTTGGGTGCTAGCAGGAATTTTCGCTTGGCATTCTTTAAGGTGTGTAGGACATTAAAATGATTAAATGGTTTAAAAAATTAAATGGTTATTATAAATGGCATATATACTTTACAACTTTCACAATAATATATGCTATAATTTATAAAATAATGTACGATAGATATGATTTTTTCGTAATTAGTCTATACATGATAATTTTAACAACATATATAATAAAAAATGGTAAGAAGTATAAAAATAATAAAATATCAGATACCCATTCAAGTCAGATAGCAAATAAAGAAAAAGAGCAAAATAGTTCCACTATTCTAAACAAAAAAATATAACAAATAATATTAAAAATAACATTATTTATTACATTATTATTACCAATAATAACTATAATTTTATACGTTTATCAAATAAATGACATTCAAGTTCCTTATAGATACGGACTATATGATATATTTCTGTTATTAGTTCTGTTAATTAATATGCTTATTATAAAAATACTAGTAGTAACTATATACAAAATAGAAAAAGACGACAAATAGTCGTCTTTTTTTAAATTCTAAAATTAAAATTTTAATATTAAACAAAAAATAATTTTATTTGTAAAAATTTTAAATATTATAAATATATAAACTAAAAATTTTTTAATTAATACAGTTTAATTTTAAAGTTGTATTATATAATTTTAATTTAGTATTTCAGTTATTTAATTTTTATAATATAATATTATTTTTTCTGTATTATTTATATTTTTATCTTAATTAAACAGATGGCTGTTTTTCATGAATATAGCGGTGTTTTTCAGTCTTTTTTTCCTTGTTTTATAATGTTTTATATGCTATGATTAAGGTGTAATATATATCTTAGTAAAAAATAATTTTAAAATATATTTTCTTGCAAATAAATATATTAAATAAAAAAATAAAGGAGGCAATAAAAATGAGAAAACACAAAAAATTTTTATCGGCAATCTTAGCTTCAAGTCTATTAGTTACACCTATTTCACACTTAATTCATCAAAACAATAATATATCAAAAGCCTATGTTAATATAGCAAATAATACAGAAGAAAATCTTTTAAATAAAGATTTAAAATATATTAAACTATTAGATAAAATGCCAATGAATGTAGCAGAAGGAACAATTGAAGAAGGCATAAAATGGTTAAATGAAAACAAAGGGAAGGACTTTGGATTTGGTGAATTTATAGCGACAGGAGATTCTATTAAATTTCAAAGTTATTACAGAAGTTGGTCTTGCGTCTATGGTATAGGTACTGCAGTAGTAAACTTGTTGCCTTGGTCTAAAATATTAAAACTAAAACAAGGAGCAAAAGCACTAGGGGGCTTGCAAACGGTAGCTTCTAATATATACAATAGATATAAATATTTAATAAACAATTATAGAAGTTATAAAAATAATAAATGGGGTGCAATGAAATTGGCCGTTACAGAAACTGCTAATTCTATGCCTGGCGAGGCGAAAGCAGCTTTTATGGAATTTTTTGGTTTGGGAGGACTGAATGATTGCTTTGACTAAAAAATTAATTTTCTATATCTTTATTTTATTGAATATAGTATTTATAATAAATAATTTTTTTATAGGTATTATACTTATTAAAAAAATATCATATAATTTCTATATTATACTATGTACAATTCTTATAATAAATAAATTAAAAAATATTATAAAAGCATACAAAAACAATGACTAAGTAACTTTTATTTTTTATTTGAAATTAAAATTTTTTATACTAACCATCATATAAAAATAATTTTAAAATATATTTAGTTGCAAATAAATATATTAAATAAAAAAACAAAGGGGGAAATAAAAATGAGGGGACACAAAAAATTTTTATCGGCAATCTTAGCTTCAAGTCTATTAGTTACACCTATTTCTGCTTTAGTTAATAATTATAATAATGTGGCTAAGGCTGAAAAGAATGAAATTCTCTTTAATGAGAAAGTAATTGAAGAAGGTGAAATAATAAAGGATTATATTAGTTTTAATAAAAAAAATAATATATATGTTTTTTCATTTTATTATGATAAATCTTTAGATATTAGATTGAATAATATAAGAAGTAATATAACATCTAAAGATATAAATGAATATATATCAAAATTAAACGATAGATTGATTAAAGAAAATGGAGAAGGACTAATAAATGATTCCATTAAAGAAATACAATATTATTCCAAGTTAAATGGCGATAGCCTATTTAGAAGTGCATGTGGAAATGTATTTGCTTGGGTAGGACTAGCACATTCTACATTTTACGGTCTTTTAATAGGAGGCCCTGTAGGAGCTGGATTATCTGCATTTACAGGTTTAGCATATGCAATAGGTAGTACTGTAGCATGTCCTTAAAAGAAATTATAATCTACAAATATAATGGTACTTTAATCAGTCTTTTTTGCTTAATGATTAATATACACAATCATATAGACAATATAAAAAATTATATATTAATATCATCTTTAATAATTATGACAACATTTATTTATGAAAAAATAACATATAATAAATATAGTCACATTCCCATGTATAAATTACCATTAATATTCGTATACATATTTTATATTTATATTTATTTATATTTATTGAAGTAAAATGTTGATGTATAGGTATATAATTTTAAACAAAAAAGACGACTAAAAAGTCGTCTTTTTTTATATAAATTAACTTAAAAATTTTTTTGAAAATTATAAATTTGTAATAAAAAAATCATTATGTTAAAATTGTTACACTATTAAATTTGATTAAGGAGTTTTATATTATGAATAATTTTGTCTTTCAAAATCCAACAAAAATTATTTTCGGAAAAAATCAAATAAGTAATCTAGCTAGCGAAATTGCTAACTACGGAAAAAACGTGCTACTTGTTTATGGTGGTGGAAGTATTAAACGTAATGGTATCTACGATAAAATTTTTAAGCAATTAGCCGATTTTAATATTGTAGAACTTTACGGAGTGGAACCAAACCCTCGTGTGACTACAGCCCAAAAAGGCGCTGATTTGATAAAAGAAAATAATATTAATTTTGTTCTTGCCGTAGGTGGTGGTTCTGTTATCGACTGCACAAAACTTATAGTTGCAGCGGCTCATTATGAAGGTGACGCTTGGGATATAGTAACAAGAAAACATATTCCTACAAAAGCTACTCCTTTTGGAACGATATTAACACTTGCAGCAACAGCATCAGAAATGAATGCAGGTAGCGTTATAACAAATTTAGAAACACAGCAAAAGGTTGGCTGGGCTTCGCCACTTGTTTTTCCTAAATTTTCTATTTTAGACCCAACTTACACTTTCACACTACCAAAAAACCAAACTGTGAATGGTATAGTTGATATGATGAGCCATATCTGTGAACAATACTTTAACGAAGCTGACAATAGCGACTTGCACGATGCTATGATGGAGGGAGTTTTAAAACAAATTATTCACTACGGACCTAAATGCTTAGAAAATCCCCAAGATTATGAAGCCCGTTCTGTTATCATGATGGCAGGTACCATAGCACTTAACGGTCAATTACGTTGGGGCTTTGACGGCGATTGGGCTAGCCACGGTTTAGAACACGCAGTTAGTGCCGTTTTTGACATAGCACATGCAGAGGGCTTATCTATTCTAATGCCTAACTGGATGAAATATGTTATGCCAAACCACACTGCCAAATTCAAAAAATTTGCTGTCAATGTATTCGATGTAAATACTGAAGGTAAAACAGACCAAGAAATAGCCCTAGAAGGTATTAATAAATTACAAAACTTCTGGCAAGAAATCGGAGCACCTACAAAATTAACAGAAAAAAATATTCAAAAAGAAGATATACCTAGTATAGTAAATGCAATAGCTAGACCAGTAGGAACAATGCAGCCCCTATCAAAAGAAGGTGTCTACAAAATTTATGAAATGAGTTTATAAGATATAAATAATAAAATTTTTAAGAAATTATAATTACTTATTACATTTATTAAAAAAGTAAATAACACTTAAAAATTATAAAAAATTTTCAGCTTATCTAATTAAAAAAGAAGACTCGCAGGTCTTCTTTTATTTTATAATATTTTTAAAATTTTCTTGCACGTCTAAAAAATTAATAATTAGCATTTCTAACTATTACTTTATTTTACTTAATCATGTATATAACCGCTAAATGTTACTAGATATTTATGATCATTTATTTGCACCACTGAATATATTTTTAAGTTTCCTCCAATCAAAGTATCGTATTCTTCAGACTATTCAGAATAATAGTAGTTCCAAGGGTGTAGAACTTAAAGATGAATAATATACTTGTATTCTTTTAGCTTTTTGATGTAGAATTTCACCTCCATTAATA of the Gemella sp. zg-570 genome contains:
- a CDS encoding metal ABC transporter permease; its protein translation is MEIFYYDFMRRAFLVGGLLAIILPCVGMPILLKRLSAMGDTLAHSSLAGVAIGLCLGINPLLGSIIACIVAGLSIEFIRNKLKSYQEISTVIILATSIGLAGIFTSFTNNSNSISSYLFGSIVTISDSEFYIVIVISLLVLLTYKFIYTKLYLIIFDVSNAKILGINVKFINFIVTVLSAAAISVSAKTIGSLIVSSLLIIPTICAMQIAKTYKNTLILSIILSMTFVYLGLFISYFYNLKPGSVIVLLSVICLIVIILIKKK
- the gdhA gene encoding NADP-specific glutamate dehydrogenase gives rise to the protein MTKGREYVNNVFAKVKKENAHELEFLQAVEEVFESLVPVFDKCPKYIEENILERLVEPERIITFRVPWVDDKGEVQVNRGYRVQYSSAIGPYKGGLRFHPSVNQSIIKFLGFEQIFKNSLTGQAIGGGKGGSNFDPKGKSDNEIMKFTQSFMTELQKYIGPDIDVPAGDIGVGAREIGYMFGQYKRLRGYENGVLTGKGLTYGGSLARKEATGYGTVYFAQQMLKAKGENFAGKKAIVSGSGNVAIYAVEKLSQLGAKVIAVSDSSGYVYDENGINLATLKQLKEVERARIVKYTEHHPTAKFVPVGQSTIWSLKADLAFPCATQNELNKEDAETLVANGVLAVAEGANMPSTLEAVEVFQKAGVLFGPAKAANAGGVAVSALEMAQNSSRLAWSFEEVDKKLYAIMKDIYENSSKAAEEFGQAGNLVLGANIAGFLKVAEAMSAHGVI
- a CDS encoding metal ABC transporter ATP-binding protein yields the protein MNRVIEIKNLDFTYDKESKNYIFENLNLEIYKNEFVALVGENGVGKSTLLKLILNNLKATSGGIKIFENDVEEKKHYQEISYISQNSVANYRHLPTTVEEVIKQHLKFLKKKQNVEDYLRIVDLEKKAKKSLGQLSGGELQRVAILLALIKEAKLIILDEPTSNIDKKFSKELFALLKNLAREDKTILIVTHDIEEIVNYVDYILQIKNCQCQRLEKIKFKESLGRC
- a CDS encoding iron-containing alcohol dehydrogenase produces the protein MNNFVFQNPTKIIFGKNQISNLASEIANYGKNVLLVYGGGSIKRNGIYDKIFKQLADFNIVELYGVEPNPRVTTAQKGADLIKENNINFVLAVGGGSVIDCTKLIVAAAHYEGDAWDIVTRKHIPTKATPFGTILTLAATASEMNAGSVITNLETQQKVGWASPLVFPKFSILDPTYTFTLPKNQTVNGIVDMMSHICEQYFNEADNSDLHDAMMEGVLKQIIHYGPKCLENPQDYEARSVIMMAGTIALNGQLRWGFDGDWASHGLEHAVSAVFDIAHAEGLSILMPNWMKYVMPNHTAKFKKFAVNVFDVNTEGKTDQEIALEGINKLQNFWQEIGAPTKLTEKNIQKEDIPSIVNAIARPVGTMQPLSKEGVYKIYEMSL
- a CDS encoding metal ABC transporter solute-binding protein, Zn/Mn family; this encodes MKKKLNIFMGILLSVSLLLVGCSKNTSTSQPSSDKKIIYTSFFPVYDLTKQIVGDKMEIKNIIKGNQEPHDFELQTKDMKEISKADLIIFNGANMENFIDDLKMASKQDDKFLDLSQGLTLLESGSLEENSKNEHLSINPHTWLSVKNALIELDTIYKKVASIDPANEAYYKKNLEVASKNFKQLDEKFEKELAKVKNKEKYFVVSHAAFNYLANDYGLKQVAITGISPEDEPSAKQLKTIADFVEKHNIKTIFFEGKTTPKVAQTLAKNTNTKTSTLYTMENLTDDEVKLGYIKLMEMNLEALVSSFDE